In Arthrobacter sp. B3I4, the following proteins share a genomic window:
- a CDS encoding iron-containing redox enzyme family protein → MKIPEARGPISSGLLSLLVEMPGADPAAESALQDRVAERMSALEGVLDEDVQLSLFCLYELHYGGLQGVDDCWEWNPGLVRIRHLLEDPFEQWLRLQAAPLTATLRFPESGVPDSDETAALLFELAGRDGGPSLSRHVAKKATEGQAREFLTHKSLYQLKEADPHTWAIPRLAGRAKAALVEIQADEYGGGNPERMHSALFARTMRGLGLDDRYGAYLDAMPAISLASVNAMSLFGLNRRLRGAIAGHLAMYEMTSSRPNQLYGNGFRRLGFGADVTRYFDEHVEADAVHEQIAGRDLAGGLVEAEPRLLEDVLFGAAAVSSLDALFAAHVLDAWEDGKSSLRLPLPATV, encoded by the coding sequence ATGAAGATCCCTGAGGCCCGGGGGCCAATCAGCTCCGGGCTGCTTTCGCTACTTGTTGAAATGCCCGGCGCTGACCCCGCCGCGGAAAGCGCCCTGCAGGACCGCGTCGCGGAACGGATGTCAGCCCTTGAGGGTGTCCTCGACGAGGACGTGCAGTTGAGCTTGTTCTGTCTTTACGAACTGCATTACGGCGGCCTGCAGGGAGTGGATGACTGCTGGGAGTGGAATCCTGGGCTCGTCAGGATCCGCCACCTGCTGGAAGACCCCTTTGAGCAGTGGCTTCGGTTACAGGCGGCTCCGCTGACCGCGACCCTCCGGTTCCCGGAGTCCGGAGTTCCCGACAGCGATGAAACGGCTGCCCTCCTGTTTGAGCTCGCTGGCCGGGACGGCGGTCCCAGCCTGTCGAGGCACGTTGCCAAGAAAGCGACGGAGGGCCAGGCCCGTGAATTCCTGACTCACAAGTCGCTGTACCAGCTCAAGGAAGCCGACCCGCACACTTGGGCTATTCCCCGCCTGGCCGGGCGGGCCAAGGCCGCCCTCGTGGAAATCCAAGCGGACGAGTACGGCGGCGGAAACCCCGAACGCATGCACAGTGCCTTGTTTGCCCGGACCATGAGGGGACTGGGTCTGGACGACCGTTATGGCGCCTACCTGGACGCGATGCCCGCCATATCCCTGGCGTCGGTGAATGCCATGTCCCTCTTCGGGCTGAACCGGAGGTTGCGGGGGGCGATCGCCGGACACCTGGCGATGTACGAGATGACGTCCTCACGGCCCAACCAGCTCTACGGCAACGGGTTCCGTCGTCTCGGCTTCGGTGCGGACGTGACGCGATACTTTGATGAGCATGTCGAGGCCGACGCCGTTCACGAGCAGATCGCCGGACGGGACCTCGCAGGCGGACTCGTGGAGGCGGAACCACGCCTGCTGGAGGATGTCCTCTTCGGAGCAGCCGCCGTCAGCTCCCTTGACGCGCTGTTTGCCGCCCACGTTCTCGACGCCTGGGAGGACGGAAAGTCGTCACTTCGCCTCCCCTTACCCGCCACCGTATGA
- a CDS encoding DUF4383 domain-containing protein produces the protein MQRAAQAVGAVFLLVGILGFVPGITSHYDTLGLAGHGSEALLLGAFQVSVLHNIVHLLFGIAGLLMARAHNQARNYLLFGGAIYMILWIYGLLIDQESAANFVPVNSADNWLHLVLGLGMIALALLLDRRPARATSTRP, from the coding sequence ATGCAGAGGGCCGCCCAGGCGGTAGGAGCAGTCTTCCTGTTGGTCGGCATCCTCGGGTTCGTCCCGGGCATCACGAGCCACTACGACACCCTCGGTTTGGCCGGCCACGGCTCCGAGGCTCTGCTGCTGGGCGCCTTTCAGGTGTCTGTGTTGCACAACATCGTCCACCTGCTGTTCGGCATCGCCGGCCTGCTGATGGCGCGCGCCCACAACCAGGCGAGAAACTACCTGCTCTTCGGGGGCGCCATATACATGATCCTCTGGATCTACGGCCTCCTGATCGACCAGGAGTCAGCTGCAAATTTTGTTCCGGTCAACAGCGCAGACAACTGGCTCCACCTCGTGCTGGGCCTGGGCATGATCGCCCTGGCACTGCTGCTCGACCGTCGTCCGGCCCGTGCAACTTCCACTCGCCCCTGA
- a CDS encoding TetR/AcrR family transcriptional regulator C-terminal domain-containing protein, protein MSTADNPAPSEPKKPLSRELVLATALELVDDEGLEALTMRRLGQQLGRDPMSLYRYAKNRAELLDGVSELVLNELPINPGDPDWQAQLRRIAHDLRELALRHPNVVPLLVTRPLSTPLGMRPLGTLRPLEQILSLLIDAGFAPSDALHVYRAYYGYLYGHILNELQEFIVDPVENEALLRLGLHRLPPKEFRHLRDLAPVLADYNGMAELDEGITILLAGLTERLSPMPRRDTT, encoded by the coding sequence ATGTCCACCGCAGATAATCCTGCGCCGTCCGAGCCCAAGAAGCCGCTCAGCCGGGAGTTAGTGCTGGCCACGGCGCTGGAGCTGGTGGACGACGAAGGACTGGAAGCGCTGACTATGCGCCGGCTCGGGCAGCAGCTGGGACGCGACCCCATGAGCCTGTACCGCTATGCCAAGAATCGGGCGGAGCTGCTCGATGGCGTTTCCGAACTTGTCCTCAACGAGCTTCCCATCAATCCGGGCGACCCCGATTGGCAGGCCCAGCTGCGCCGCATTGCTCACGACCTCCGCGAACTTGCGCTCCGGCATCCTAATGTCGTGCCACTTCTCGTGACCCGGCCGCTGTCCACTCCCCTTGGCATGCGGCCGCTGGGCACGCTGCGGCCGTTGGAGCAGATCCTTTCCCTCTTGATCGACGCGGGTTTTGCGCCTTCCGACGCGCTCCACGTCTACCGCGCCTACTATGGCTACCTTTACGGCCACATCCTGAACGAATTGCAGGAATTCATCGTTGACCCGGTTGAGAACGAAGCTCTGCTCCGGCTGGGTCTGCATAGGTTGCCGCCCAAGGAATTTCGCCACCTCCGGGACCTCGCCCCGGTACTCGCCGACTACAACGGGATGGCCGAACTCGACGAGGGCATCACTATTTTGCTCGCAGGTCTTACTGAGCGGCTCTCGCCCATGCCCCGCCGGGACACCACCTGA
- a CDS encoding zinc-ribbon domain-containing protein: protein MLLLFGLRTALKDLPGRLATCPNCGQFVHHRLQERATKFTLFFIPVFTTSRTYQITCSNCGQTSAIKARQKNALAW from the coding sequence ATGCTTCTTCTCTTTGGCCTCAGGACGGCGCTGAAAGACCTTCCCGGGAGACTGGCCACATGTCCGAACTGCGGCCAGTTCGTGCACCACCGGCTTCAGGAGCGGGCCACCAAGTTCACGTTGTTCTTCATTCCTGTCTTCACGACATCCAGGACCTACCAGATCACCTGCTCAAACTGCGGCCAGACGTCAGCCATCAAGGCGCGGCAAAAAAACGCGCTGGCCTGGTAG